Proteins encoded within one genomic window of Bermanella sp. WJH001:
- a CDS encoding AraC family transcriptional regulator: MTQTFHIKTSALFGIDALLAELNVNADEWLVTQGCDMAFINTPENVMPIHDFVALLQNSAATFDCPDFGLRLGAKQDFRILGPLGLLLKNCTTPRQALNAARGFMAFHNQSEYWDYTQQGNNLYLRRYEIFHDLSDTRQYKELSFSACFQLCRLVMGNNFRGIRIELSHAALSQQSAYEKYFKMPVVFNCEHDQLVIPAHYLDTPIPNADKTIHAFAHHYLQKFDQQHDDIVQSVSSLIQQTMGDKNQSIDNIADLLNISRRTLQRRLSEQDVVFKVLLHDIRIKTGCWYLTSSRIDITLLAEILGYSDISGFSRAFKKATGLSPIQWRNQMAHHT, encoded by the coding sequence ATGACTCAAACCTTCCACATCAAAACCAGTGCGCTATTTGGTATAGATGCATTATTGGCCGAGCTAAACGTTAATGCTGATGAATGGCTGGTGACACAAGGCTGCGATATGGCCTTTATTAATACCCCAGAAAACGTGATGCCCATTCATGACTTTGTTGCGTTATTACAAAACAGCGCAGCAACATTTGATTGCCCTGACTTTGGTTTACGCCTTGGAGCCAAACAAGACTTCCGCATTTTGGGGCCACTTGGATTATTACTCAAAAACTGCACAACGCCCCGCCAAGCATTAAATGCCGCCCGTGGTTTTATGGCCTTTCATAATCAATCTGAATACTGGGATTACACACAACAAGGGAACAACCTATATTTACGCCGTTATGAAATATTCCATGATTTATCCGATACCAGGCAATACAAAGAGCTTTCATTTAGCGCCTGTTTTCAACTGTGCCGTTTAGTTATGGGAAATAATTTTCGCGGTATTCGCATAGAGCTCAGTCACGCCGCACTGAGTCAGCAATCGGCTTATGAAAAGTATTTTAAAATGCCCGTGGTATTTAACTGCGAACACGATCAATTGGTCATACCCGCCCATTATTTAGATACGCCCATCCCCAATGCAGATAAAACCATCCATGCATTTGCCCATCATTATTTACAAAAATTTGATCAACAGCATGACGATATCGTGCAAAGCGTATCCTCTTTAATACAGCAAACCATGGGGGATAAAAATCAATCTATTGATAACATTGCCGATCTGTTAAATATAAGCAGGCGAACCCTTCAACGTCGTCTTTCAGAGCAAGACGTGGTTTTTAAGGTTTTATTACACGACATCCGCATCAAAACAGGGTGCTGGTATTTAACCTCTAGTAGAATCGACATCACCTTATTAGCAGAAATATTAGGGTATAGTGACATCAGTGGGTTTTCACGGGCATTTAAAAAAGCCACAGGACTTTCGCCTATCCAATGGCGCAATCAAAT